CTTATGTTCGTGAGGAAGTGTTGAAAATGCGTCAGAAAATGAAAGACCACCTAGGTTCGTCTTCTGAACAAAAAAAACATGGTATTTTTCATTTAAAACAGGACGCAGGTGGTATCGTCGATATCGAATTTATGGCACAGTATGCTGTACTTGCATGGAGCGGGACGAAACCCGATCTCGCCCATTATTCTGATAATGTAAGAATATTAGAAGATGCTGCTAAAGCAGACTGCTTATCCAGTGAAGATGCCACAGCATTAATTCGAGCCTATCTTAGTGAACGTGCCGAAAGCCACCGTTTAGCCCTTGCAAATCAATCCATGCAAGTCAGCGCAGCGGACTGGCGTAGTACCCGTGCGGTCGTTTGCAATTTATGGCAAAGATTAATAGACCCAACCGCCTCGGTTGAGTTGGATAGTGAATGATTTTATAACAATTTGGAGTGTTCCATGAATTTGGCTGATCGTGATGGTTTTATTTGGCAAGATGGAAAATTAATTGATTGGCGTGATGCAAAGATTCACGTTTTAACCCATACATTACACTACAGTATGGGCGTATTTGAGGGTGTTCGTGCTTATGAAACGCCTAAAGGTACTGCCATTTTCCGTCTTCAAGACCACACAAAACGTTTGTTAAATTCAGCAAAAATTTATCAAATGAAAGTGCCGTATGATCAAGCCACGCTTGAACAAGCACAAATCGATGTTGTTCGTGAAAATAAATTAGCTTCTTGCTATTTACGTCCATTAATCTGGATCGGTTCAGAAAAACTTGGTATTGCAGCAACAAATAACACGATTCATGCCGCAGTTGCAGCATGGGCGTGGGGCGCATACCTTGGTGATGAAGCAATGGCGAATGGTATTCGTGTTAAAACTTCATCATTTACTCACCATCATCCAAACGTGACGATGTGTAAAGCAAAAGCATCTGGTAACTACACCTTGTCAATTCTTGCTCACCAAGAAGTTGCACATTCTGGTTACGACGAAGCAATGTTAATGGACCCACAAGGTTATGTATGCCAAGGTTCTGGTGAAAACGTATTCTTAATTAAAGATGGCGTTTTACACACTCCAGATATCGCTGGTGGTGCGCTTGATGGTATTACACGTCAAACAGTAATGACGATTGCTAAAGATCTTGGTTATCAAGTTGTTGAGCGTCGTATTACACGTGATGAATTCTACATTGCAGATGAAGCATTCTTCACTGGTACTGCTGCGGAAGTAACACCAATTCGTGAATACGATGACCGTCCAATTGGTACAGGTGGCCGTGGCCCAATTACTACTGAAATTCAAAAGACTTACTTTGATGCAGTTCAAGGTAGAAATCCGAAATATGAACACTGGTTAACTTACGTAAAATAAGTTAATCCGTTAACATAAAAAGGCGAACATAAGTTTCGCCTTTTTATTTTTGGCTTCGGGAGCTTTTATGCATATTGTCTATGTCTCTGATGGTAAGGCAGGACACCGTTCGCAAGCATTAGGCTTGTTTCAGGCAATGCAAAGACAACAGCCAGAAACAACTTTTGAAGAGATCCTTATTTCTGATTTACCAATTATTTCTTTAATTCAGGCGCTTTTCTCTACAAAAAAATCGTTATTAAAAAAAGTACCCGATTTTATATTTGGAGTGGGAAGCCACACACATTTTCGTGTCTGGTTACTCGGCAAAATTTTTAGAAAAGCCAAAACTATTATATTGATGAAGCCTAACTTACCTGTGGTTTGCTTTGATTATGCTGTTATTCCAGAACATGACGGTATTCATGCTGATAGCCATGTGATTGTTACACGTGGCGCATTAAATCCAATTCGTAATGAAAACCGCCATCAAAAAGACCGAATTTTAATTGCTTTAGGTGGTTCATCTAAACGACATCAATGGAACCAAAACAAAGTATTAAGCAGTGTTCAAAAAATTGTTGAGAATAATCCAAACGCTGAAATTATTTTAACAACTTCACGTCGTACGCCAGCAGAATTTATCGATACTTTAAGACAGCAAAGCTTTGCTGGGCATTTACAAATATTTCCAGTTGATCAAACACCTCAAGGCTGGATTTTTGAAGAAATGCAAAAAGCAGAAGCTGTTTGGGTAACAGAAGACAGTGTATCTATGATTTTTGAGGCGCTTACCGCGGGTTGTCGAGTCGGTGTAATGGCAATGGACCGGCTGAAAGATGACCGGATTACCCACTCAGTTGATCAAATGTTAGAATCAAAATTAATTTCACAGCAGACTTGTGTTGTACAGTTACCACAACCTTATGCTTTTAAAGAAGCAGACCGTGTGGCAACATATCTTTTAGCGAAAAATTAAATTTTTTATTTTGAGTAAATAAATGAAAATATTGCATATTGCGAATTTTGGCTTTAATAAACAAGGCGCCCATTTTTACTGCACAGACCGTAAAATTTCTGCCGGATTAATTGAAAATGGCCATTTCGTTTATGACTTTAGTTTTCGTGACATGGCTCGAATGGGAACCATTTTTAAAACAAAAAAACTGGGTGCCAATTGGGCCAATAAAGAAGTACTAAAGGTCGTTAATAATATTGAACCTGATCTGGTACTTATTGGACATAGTGACTTAATGAGTCCAGATGTTCTCAGACAGATTAAAGAAGCTTATCCAAATACTAAAATTGCATTTTGGTATGTTGACCCACTTTATCTTGAAAGCAAACTCGACTTTGTTAAAGCGTTCTCGCCATATTTAGATGCTATTTTCTGTACAACCGGTGGGGAATATCTACAAAAATTAAAACAGCCGCATTTAAGCGTAGCTTATCTGCCAAATGTGGGTCACCGTAATGTAGAAACACTACAGCAATTTTCAAATGTGAATACGGATAAGACTTTTATTTTTTGTGGCGTGGTTTATAAAGAACCTGAGCGTGAGAAGTTCTTAAAGGACTTAGCAGATGCGTTGCAACAAGGCCATGTGAACTATCAATATTATGGTTGTTTTGAGCAACCCGGTGTCTACGGCAAAGCGTATTATAAAGTTCTATCTGAAACAAAAATGGGACTTAATTACTCACGCCGTAATGATGTAACTCTGTATAGTTCTGACCGTATTGTACAGCTGACTGGTAATGGTTTATTGACTTTTAGCCCAAGAATTCCGGGCTTTGAGAAGCTCTACACCGAACAGGAAGTGGTTTACTTTGATGATCAGTTTGATTTGGCCAAGAAGATCCAATTCTTTGATCAAAACCCAGATCAGGCTGAAAAAATAGCGAAAGAGGGCTGGGAGAAAACACGTAGGTCTTTCAATGCTAAACGCATCACCCAATTTATGGTTGAAGTGACATTTAAGCAGCCCTTTTCAGAAGATTATGAATGGTCACATGAGGTTTATGCATGATGTGGTTTTTGTACGTTGCGGTAGGCCTACTAGCACTTGCTGCACTGTTATATGTGCTGGGTAATTATACATTTTGGCTTCCGTTTCGTTCGAGCAAACTACCACGTATTGTCATGCTGCATCAGGTGACCCCTAAAGATGCGGCCTCTGGCATGAATATGCCTCCTGAAAAGTTTGAACAACTCTTACAGTTGTTGACGCGTAAAAAAGCTACTTTTTGCTTTGTCTCTGAGCTTGAACAATATCGTGGTCAAAAGAACGTTGTTGCTTTAAGTTTTGACGATGGCTTTATGGATAATTATCTATATGCCTATCCGTTACTTAAAAAATATAATGCAAAGGCAACCATTTATTTGGCTACGCAAATTGAAGGAATCGAAAAGCTAACTCATGAGCAAATCCATGAAATGGCAAACTCTGGTTTCATTGAATTTGGTGCACATACACAACATCATGTGAATTTACTTAAGCTTGATGATCAAACTGCTTATCAAGAGATGCTTGAGTCTAAACAAGATGTCGAAGCACTAGCTGGAAAATGTCCTAGCTTTGCTTATCCATTTGGTCGATTTAACGAAAAGCACCAGAAAATGGCTCAAGAGATTGGCTTTAAAAACGCCGTATCAACTCGTAAAAAAATCGAAGCGTACGAACCAGTTAATCAATTTAATATTCCACGTGTCAGCACGCATGGTGCCATGAATGCTTTACAGATGCGTATCGCCCTTGCTAAAGGACGTTATAAGTTATGAATAAAATTCCATGTAGTGTCTATATTGTCACTTTAAATTGTGGCGCTTGGTTAGAGCGAACTTTGCAAAGTGTCAGTGAGTTTGATGAAGTTATTATTTTAGACTCTGGCAGTACTGACAATACCTATGAAATTGCACAGCGCTTTGAAAATACGCAAATTTCTCATCAAGACTGGCAAGGCTATGCTGGGCAAAAAAGTTTGGCTCTAGCAAAATGCCGTAATGATTGGGTACTCAA
This genomic stretch from Acinetobacter oleivorans DR1 harbors:
- a CDS encoding branched-chain amino acid transaminase, which produces MNLADRDGFIWQDGKLIDWRDAKIHVLTHTLHYSMGVFEGVRAYETPKGTAIFRLQDHTKRLLNSAKIYQMKVPYDQATLEQAQIDVVRENKLASCYLRPLIWIGSEKLGIAATNNTIHAAVAAWAWGAYLGDEAMANGIRVKTSSFTHHHPNVTMCKAKASGNYTLSILAHQEVAHSGYDEAMLMDPQGYVCQGSGENVFLIKDGVLHTPDIAGGALDGITRQTVMTIAKDLGYQVVERRITRDEFYIADEAFFTGTAAEVTPIREYDDRPIGTGGRGPITTEIQKTYFDAVQGRNPKYEHWLTYVK
- a CDS encoding mitochondrial fission ELM1 family protein, translating into MHIVYVSDGKAGHRSQALGLFQAMQRQQPETTFEEILISDLPIISLIQALFSTKKSLLKKVPDFIFGVGSHTHFRVWLLGKIFRKAKTIILMKPNLPVVCFDYAVIPEHDGIHADSHVIVTRGALNPIRNENRHQKDRILIALGGSSKRHQWNQNKVLSSVQKIVENNPNAEIILTTSRRTPAEFIDTLRQQSFAGHLQIFPVDQTPQGWIFEEMQKAEAVWVTEDSVSMIFEALTAGCRVGVMAMDRLKDDRITHSVDQMLESKLISQQTCVVQLPQPYAFKEADRVATYLLAKN
- a CDS encoding glycosyltransferase family protein, with the translated sequence MKILHIANFGFNKQGAHFYCTDRKISAGLIENGHFVYDFSFRDMARMGTIFKTKKLGANWANKEVLKVVNNIEPDLVLIGHSDLMSPDVLRQIKEAYPNTKIAFWYVDPLYLESKLDFVKAFSPYLDAIFCTTGGEYLQKLKQPHLSVAYLPNVGHRNVETLQQFSNVNTDKTFIFCGVVYKEPEREKFLKDLADALQQGHVNYQYYGCFEQPGVYGKAYYKVLSETKMGLNYSRRNDVTLYSSDRIVQLTGNGLLTFSPRIPGFEKLYTEQEVVYFDDQFDLAKKIQFFDQNPDQAEKIAKEGWEKTRRSFNAKRITQFMVEVTFKQPFSEDYEWSHEVYA
- a CDS encoding polysaccharide deacetylase family protein — protein: MMWFLYVAVGLLALAALLYVLGNYTFWLPFRSSKLPRIVMLHQVTPKDAASGMNMPPEKFEQLLQLLTRKKATFCFVSELEQYRGQKNVVALSFDDGFMDNYLYAYPLLKKYNAKATIYLATQIEGIEKLTHEQIHEMANSGFIEFGAHTQHHVNLLKLDDQTAYQEMLESKQDVEALAGKCPSFAYPFGRFNEKHQKMAQEIGFKNAVSTRKKIEAYEPVNQFNIPRVSTHGAMNALQMRIALAKGRYKL